The genome window TTTTTATGATATAGTAACAGCATAAAGCTTGACATGGTTACGTACTATTTTAGTGCGCCGCATTTTCTCTCATTCGTCATTCCCGAACGGTTCTATCGGGAATCCAGACCATGATAGGATTGATTTACCCTCGTTATTTTTGTATACTAGTATCATTTCGATCTTGATCAAACCTTATGAACGGAGGGTGTTATGTCTACTGACCATGATGATGGCAAACACATAAAATCAGCAATAGGGATCGAACTGCTGGTGAAAAATGTGATGACCAAAGGGGTCATCTCCATTTCTAAATATGAACCCGTTATGCAGGTGGCGGATATTTTAACGGAAAAAAACATAAGCGGACTTCCGGTGGTGGACAAGGACAAAAAAGTGATCGGCATTATTACTCAGGCCGATATTCTTTCCATGATCGGGGTGAGCAGGGAGCACACCTTCAAAGACCTGTTAAAACACATGCTGGGAGAAACACTGCCGGAACGACGGATCGGGGACCATGTGGGGGACATTATGACGTCCCCGGCGCACACCATAAAACCCGACGCGAATATTGCAGAAGC of Nitrospirota bacterium contains these proteins:
- a CDS encoding CBS domain-containing protein codes for the protein MSTDHDDGKHIKSAIGIELLVKNVMTKGVISISKYEPVMQVADILTEKNISGLPVVDKDKKVIGIITQADILSMIGVSREHTFKDLLKHMLGETLPERRIGDHVGDIMTSPAHTIKPDANIAEAVRIMDEKRIRRLTVTDDKGVLIGILTRADILKAVINKIRA